In one Leishmania major strain Friedlin complete genome, chromosome 21 genomic region, the following are encoded:
- a CDS encoding putative calcineurin B subunit has product MNEIPLTAEELQNIRESTALTDAQVQRLYKSFSKLNKDKSGKITRAEFNSIPALASNPLVDRVLAVMDTDGDSTVDFGDFVRALAVLSSATSKEDKLRFTFKMYDVDGDGRISNKDLFQMLSIMVGVNLSQMQLQQIVDKTFIEADVDRDGYITFEEFQALAVNSDFGDRLNLHF; this is encoded by the coding sequence ATGAACGAGATTCCACTCAcagcggaggagctgcagaacATCCGCGAGTCCACGGCGCTCACGGACGCGCAAGTGCAGCGGCTGTACAAGAGCTTTTCCAAGCTGAACAAGGACAAGTCTGGCAAGATCACTCGGGCGGAGTTCAACTCGATCCCTGCACTAGCCTCCAACCCACTCGTCGACAGAGTGCTGGCGGTGATGGACACGGACGGCGACTCCACAGTAGACTTTGGGGACTTTGTGCGGGCACTGGCGGTGCTCTCCTCGGCGACCTCGAAGGAGGATAAGTTGCGGTTCACGTTCAAGATGTACGACGTCGACGGTGATGGCCGCATAAGCAACAAGGACCTCTTTCAAATGCTCAGCATCATGGTTGGGGTGAACCTCTCCCagatgcagctgcagcagattGTGGACAAGACATTCATCGAAGCGGACGTTGATCGGGACGGCTACATTACGTTTGAGGAGTTTCAGGCGCTGGCCGTAAACAGCGACTTTGGCGATCGGCTGAACCTGCATTTTTag
- a CDS encoding putative protein kinase: protein MPTSSGVDQAKLREVIRVLKSVGHVGMAESLEVEWGMKPNTAAHAKNAKKGRKSLPHKSRESSKARGNSFPSLSSIAVAPSPLQVTSQSRFVVTCIGDEEDLWSPDEDPADAKRCIAPLFDYGAGLLRDHYAEYAAHPVSFVSVHPYEKQQPPSNLPWRHFELKVFYEAGKTGSEEKKEFELVKGDLIGGRYHVDAPIDAATFSRTVRCYDEQTGQPVCLKIIRNSKTFLDQGLDELRALTCVNDAGDADACCVVRLLDYFYFREHLVLVTELLFDNLYEYARKLDIVERCAYFTLARLQRIVRQVLTALKLIHSVNLIHCDIKPENIAFKSVSDCDVKVLDLGSSCYMTDTLSSYVQSRSYRAPEVILGCKYGPAVDIWSLGATAAELATGTVLFNVESVPTMLASIASVCGPIPAEMLQEGRNTSLYVTQHGAFYDYEDEQLVFHFPSEPPDAAVLFGFDDHDYVDFVRLCLTLDAALRPSAAQLLDHPFLTKTYTD from the coding sequence ATGCCGACCTCTAGCGGTGTCGATCAGGCCAAGCTGCGGGAGGTGATCCGTGTGCTGAAGAGCGTCGGCCACGTAGGGATGGCGGAGTCGTTGGAGGTAGAGTGGGGCATGAAGCCCAACACCGCCGCTCACGCAAAGAACGCGAAGAAAGGACGAAAGTCGCTGCCACACAAGAGTCGCGAGTCCTCCAAGGCACGGGGCAACTCGTTCCCGTCCCTCTCCTCCATTGCGGTCgcaccctctcctctccaGGTGACGTCGCAGAGTCGATTTGTGGTCACCTGCATTggtgacgaggaggactTGTGGAGCCCGGACGAAGACCCCGCGGATGCGAAGCGCTGCATCGCGCCGCTCTTTGACTACGGCGCCGGCCTCCTGCGTGACCACTACGCCGAGTACGCCGCGCACCCCGTCTCTTTCGTGTCCGTCCATCCATatgagaagcagcagccaccgtcGAACTTACCATGGCGTCACTTCGAGCTTAAGGTGTTCTACGAGGCAGGGAAAACGGGGtcggaggagaagaaggagtTTGAATTAGTGAAGGGCGATCTCATAGGTGGACGCTACCACGTGGATGCCCCAATCGATGCCGCGACCTTTTCCCGAACTGTCCGATGCTACGACGAGCAGACAGGCCAGCCTGTGTGCCTCAAGATAATCCGAAACTCTAAGACCTTCTTAGACCAAGGCCTCGACGAGCTACGGGCGCTGACCTGCGTCaacgacgccggcgacgccgatgcATGCTGCGTCGTGCGGCTGCTCGACTACTTCTACTTTCGAGAGCACCTTGTCCTCGTCACGGAGCTCCTGTTCGACAACCTGTACGAATACGCGAGGAAGCTCGACATTGTAGAGCGCTGCGCTTACTTCACCCTTGCGCGTCTGCAGCGCATTGTGCGCCAGGTGCTCACCGCGCTAAAGCTAATCCATTCCGTCAACCTCATTCACTGCGACATCAAGCCGGAGAATATCGCCTTCAAATCAGTGTCCGACTGCGATGTGAAAGTGCTCGACTTAGGCAGCAGCTGCTATATGACGGACACGCTGAGCTCGTACGTCCAGTCCCGCTCCTATCGTGCGCCCGAGGTCATTCTCGGCTGCAAGTACGGCCCCGCTGTCGACATTTGGTCTCTCGGggccacagcagcagagctGGCGACTGGAACAGTGCTCTTCAATGTCGAATCCGTGCCCACCATGCTTGCCTCCATCGCGAGCGTATGCGGGCCGATACCGGCGGAGATGCTCCAGGAAGGGCGCAATACCTCTCTCTACGTCACACAGCACGGTGCCTTCTACGACTACGAGGATGAGCAGCTCGTCTTCCACTTTCCATCGGAGCCGcccgacgcggcggtgctcttCGGCTTCGACGACCACGACTACGTTGACTTTGTGCGGCTGTGCTTGACCTTGGACGCCGCATTGCGTCCCTccgccgcgcagcttctcGATCACCCGTTTCTCACCAAAACCTACACTGACTGA
- a CDS encoding putative mitochondrial structure specific endonuclease I (SSE-1), translated as MPAREKAIVLIDGPALVHRWYHRWSYTTERYGTSLDVKQFAIKNARFMIATAHSFDPAHMAQHLLSPQTEYAHTPKHNRIIVCFDHGDGGRRQIYADYKANRLQKAVTSEFRLIERVAKKVFADEPRESLLVVPDCDAGLANLNAEADDMIATLAFFNQQNTRPTVVMSHDYDLYQLVDEAKKSYHYDIRTKHLVSERGVMERVGVPPKLVRDFKSLAGDSSDNIPGVNGIGKVRARNLLKKYGDLDGILFKGIKKETGHLGELLNEGAKMALISRQLVDFRMCPKVIKVCESFMRI; from the coding sequence ATGCCCGCACGAGAGAAGGCCATTGTTCTCATCGACGGGCCAGCCTTGGTTCACCGGTGGTACCACCGGTGGAGCTACACAACTGAGAGGTACGGCACGTCTCTCGATGTGAAGCAGTTTGCCATCAAGAACGCTCGCTTCATGATCGCAACGGCCCATAGCTTCGATCCGGCACACATGGCGCAACATCTCCTGTCTCCGCAGACAGAGTACGCGCATACACCGAAGCACAACAGAATCATCGTCTGCTTTGACCATGGCGACGGAGGTCGGCGCCAGATCTACGCCGACTACAAGGCGAATAGGTTGCAGAAGGCCGTCACATCTGAGTTTCGGTTAATCGAGAGGGTGGCGAAGAAGGTGTTCGCTGACGAGCCACGAGAGTCGCTTCTTGTAGTCCCAGACTGCGACGCGGGACTGGCGAACCTCAACGCGGAGGCCGACGACATGATCGCCACCCTCGCTTTCTTCAACCAGCAGAACACAAGGCCGACGGTCGTGATGTCGCACGACTACGACCTGTACCAGCTTGTTGAcgaggcgaagaagagctACCACTACGACATCCGCACAAAGCATCTCGTATCGGAGAGGGGAGTGATGGAGCGCGTTGGGGTGCCCCCTAAACTGGTGCGCGACTTCAAGTCATTGGCGGGTGACTCTTCGGACAACATTCCCGGCGTAAATGGCATCGGCaaggtgcgcgcgcgaaACCTGTTGAAGAAGTACGGGGACTTGGATGGCATCCTCTTCAAAGGCATCAAGAAGGAGACCGGTCACCTTGGCGAGCTACTCAACGAGGGAGCCAAGATGGCGTTGATCTCGCGCCAGCTGGTAGACTTCCGCATGTGCCCTAAGGTGATCAAAGTGTGCGAGTCGTTTATGAGAATCTGA
- the PUF3 gene encoding putative pumillio protein 3, with translation MAWTVHEDEYRTEGYDNLEEILQYVVHTEESVQQSKPTVKYTKSSQVFATPSPLTAAELSSPIKHQLTNTVPWQPQSHTPTNSSFHSLGIPYTSAQSPQQRRCNNRFNGSYSGQCDRKPKIMSSSETCILSPGARKRGMGTGQMDHMMATELNEMPMPELITQEVLASKDMMVGGGYSDWSGSGSKYFQSGALTADSLRGRVYETAKDQHGCRYLQRWLDTNCDPEALQVMMNEIIPHVGELMTDQYANFLIQKLFDIMPDDVRYKVAIVAAPQICMISLTPHGTFSVQKMIETISTREEMEIISEALCKDVVRLVKDAHGNHVIQKVLQRFDFDDKEYIYRAVATDCVSIAKNKQGCCVLQRCLEHASPRQKAALVDQVLACCLQIVQDPFGNYVLQYVLEEHDSKINDTIALAFLPHLVQLSMNKFSSNVMEKVLRGASGPVQVMYMEEMCNPEIISHLIQDDYGNYVLQTALTINAPVQAAQLVNVIRPFMPLIRNAPYAKKMEGKMENVARKVECNHFHAPRDCEVDARQGSSGGSPHGKFDRSPNHGRHYVGGTDQQQPYNHPT, from the coding sequence ATGGCCTGGACGGTGCACGAGGATGAGTACAGGACGGAGGGGTACGATAATCTCGAGGAGATCTTGCAGTACGTGGTGCACACGGAGGAAAGTGTGCAGCAGTCAAAGCCCACTGTAAAGTACACCAAGAGCTCGCAGGTGTTTGCGACGCCGTCTCCTCTGACTGCTGCGGAGCTGAGCTCGCCCATCAAGCATCAACTCACGAATACTGTCCCATGGCAGCCGCAGAGCCACACGCCGACCAACTCTTCCTTCCACAGCCTGGGCATTCCGTACACGTCAGCTCAGagtccgcagcagcgccgctgcaacaATCGCTTCAACGGCAGTTACAGTGGCCAATGCGACCGTAAACCAAAGATCATGAGCAGTAGTGAGACTTGCATCCTCTCTCCTGGAGCGAGAAAGCGGGGCATGGGTACGGGACAGATGGACCACATGATGGCCACAGAGTTGAATGAAATGCCGATGCCTGAGCTGATCACGCAGGAGGTGCTCGCCTCGAAGGACATGATGGTGGGCGGAGGCTACAGCGACTGGTCAGGGAGTGGTAGCAAGTACTTCCAGAGTGGTgccctcaccgccgacaGCCTGCGAGGCAGGGTTTACGAAACCGCGAAGGATCAGCACGGTTGCCGCTAtctgcagcggtggctggACACGAACTGCGACCCCGAGGCGTTGCAGGTGATGATGAACGAAATCATTCCGCACGTTGGGGAGCTGATGACAGACCAGTACGCGAACTTTCTCATTCAAAAGCTGTTTGACATCATGCCAGATGATGTGCGATACAAGGTCGCCATCGTGGCAGCGCCACAGATTTGCATGATTTCTCTCACGCCGCATGGCACATTTAGCGTTCAGAAGATGATCGAGACGATCTCGACGCGCGAGGAGATGGAGATCATTAGCGAGGCGCTCTGCAAGGATGTTGTTCGGCTAGTCAAGGATGCACACGGGAACCATGTGATTCAGAAAGTGCTTCAGCGCTTCGACTTTGACGACAAGGAGTACATCTACAGGGCAGTGGCGACGGACTGCGTGTCGATTGCTAAGAACAAGCAGGGTTGctgcgtgctgcagcggtgcctcgAACACGCGTCACCGCGGCAAAAGGCTGCCCTTGTGGATCAAGTGCTGGCTTGCTGTTTGCAAATTGTCCAGGATCCATTTGGCAACTACGTCCTCCAGtacgtgctggaggagcacgACAGCAAGATAAACGACACCATTGCCCTTGCTTTTTTGCCCCACCTGGTGCAGCTATCTATGAACAAGTTCAGCTCCAACGTGatggagaaggtgctgcgcggtGCCTCGGGGCCAGTGCAAGTAATGTACATGGAGGAGATGTGCAACCCGGAGATTATCTCTCACCTCATTCAAGACGACTACGGCAATTATGTTCTGCAGACAGCGCTCACGATAAACGCGCCGGTGCAGGCAGCGCAACTCGTGAACGTCATTCGCCCTTTTATGCCGTTGATCAGGAATGCACCGTACGCGAAGAAAATGGAGGGCAAGATGGAGAATGTTGCACGAAAGGTCGAGTGCAACCACTTCCACGCGCCCCGAGACTGCGAGGTCGACGCTCGTCAAGGGAGCAGCGGGGGCAGCCCGCACGGCAAGTTCGACCGCTCCCCCAACCACGGACGGCATTACGTAGGTGGTACagatcagcagcagccttaTAATCATCCCACATGA
- a CDS encoding putative proteasome alpha 2 subunit, which translates to MSEAFYGLTTFSPSGKLVQIEYATTAAGKGTTALGVKATDGVVIAAKKKAPSTLVDASSIQKVFILDEHVGCTYSGMGPDCRVLIDSARKNCQQYRLMYNEPIPISQLVRKISALYQEFTQSGGVRPFGCSLLVAGVDANGYHLYQVDPSGTFWAWKATAIGTGSPDAKAFLEKRYTVDMELEDAVHTALLTLKEGFDGQMTSENTQVGRVVGNRFEVLSVDQLRDYLDQI; encoded by the coding sequence ATGTCTGAGGCATTTTATGGTCTGACAACGTTTAGCCCTTCAGGAAAGCTGGTCCAGATTGAGTATGCGACGACAGCTGCCGGAAAAGGGACGACTGCGCTGGGGGTGAAGGCCACCGATGGGGTCGTCATTGCTGCGAAGAAGAAGGCTCCATCTACCCTCGTGGATGCCTCATCAATCCAGAAGGTCTTCATCTTGGATGAGCACGTTGGCTGCACCTACAGCGGCATGGGCCCAGACTGCCGTGTTCTTATCGACTCAGCTCGGAAGAACTGCCAGCAGTACAGGCTGATGTACAACGAGCCCATTCCGATCAGCCAGCTGGTGCGGAAGATCAGCGCTCTCTATCAGGAATTCACGCAGTCTGGTGGCGTCCGTCCCTTTGGATGTTCTCTTCTGGTCGCTGGGGTGGATGCTAACGGCTACCATTTGTATCAGGTGGACCCTAGCGGCACGTTCTGGGCGTGGAAGGCGACGGCGATCGGCACCGGAAGTCCGGACGCGAAGGCATTTCTAGAAAAGCGTTACACTGTGGACATGGAGCTGGAGGATGCTGTGCACACCGCATTGTTGACGCTAAAGGAGGGCTTTGATGGCCAGATGACGTCAGAAAACACTCAGGTCGGCCGTGTTGTAGGAAACCGTTTCGAAGTCCTGAGCGTCGATCAGCTGCGGGATTACCTGGACCAGATTTAG
- the COX6 gene encoding putative cytochrome c oxidase subunit VI: MPHEDHKKYRVQREDLPAMPHFSDFNDPRFCGTTNKQKNGILAYYQWLHCIGNWGEEHSMCKKMRWYVERMMHETWLEKWEEKRALGHFDHTVLYGVKPWKEFEPLYQPVKKNRKGAYEYWLDRDFEPLYDVDAADWRERAPILHDMFVLGKKPVSE, encoded by the coding sequence ATGCCACACGAGGACCATAAGAAGTACAGGGTGCAGCGTGAGGACTTGCCAGCAATGCCTCACTTCAGCGATTTCAACGACCCGCGCTTCTGTGGGACAACCAACAAGCAGAAGAACGGGATTCTGGCCTACTACCAGTGGCTGCATTGCATCGGCAACTGGGGTGAGGAGCACTCCATGTGCAAGAAGATGCGTTGGTATGTCGAGCGCATGATGCACGAGACGTGGCTGGAGAAGTGGGAGGAGAAGCGTGCTCTCGGCCACTTTGACCACACTGTTCTCTACGGCGTGAAGCCGTGGAAGGAGTTCGAGCCGCTTTACCAGCCGGTGAAGAAAAACCGCAAGGGTGCGTATGAATACTGGCTAGACCGCGACTTTGAGCCGCTGTACGATGTCGATGCGGCAGACTGGCGCGAGAGGGCGCCGATCCTTCACGACATGTTCGTGCTGGGCAAGAAACCTGTGTCCGAGTAA
- the RPL32 gene encoding 60S ribosomal protein L32, with protein sequence MVKPTVSKAIVKKRTKRFTRHRYELFPQLSSSWRKPRGEDSPVRRRYKGQKAMPNKGYGSDRATKYITPSGFRNFPINNVEDLYMLVMQNRKYAGVISHTVGARKRKAIVRKAMELDVRLANGNAKLRKIANQ encoded by the coding sequence ATGGTCAAGCCGACTGTGTCGAAGGCTATTGTGAAGAAGCGCACGAAGCGCTTCACCCGCCATCGCTATGAGCTCTTTCCGCAGCTGAGCTCGAGCTGGCGCAAGCCGCGTGGTGAGGACTCCCCggtccgccgccgctacaAGGGCCAGAAGGCGATGCCGAACAAGGGTTACGGTAGCGACCGCGCCACCAAGTACATCACCCCGTCCGGCTTTCGCAACTTTCCCATCAACAACGTGGAGGACCTGTACATGCTCGTGATGCAGAACCGCAAGTACGCTGGCGTCATCTCTCACACTGTTGGTGCCCGCAAGCGCAAAGCTATTGTTCGCAAGGCTATGGAGCTTGACGTGCGCCTGGCGAACGGGAACGCGAAGCTGCGCAAGATCGCTAATCAGTAG
- a CDS encoding putative RNA polymerase II, translating to MDLNMRLLTRIFTYRRNHAEQGTIMSSKIAELSGRILSQQQYSQILEQRRWLQGLLKEVSLDMGAKEKEKSASPVVLPYGSIVSGTSFKDGDADYIVSFPIVSESTRQSGACVIDRERQEKFLSDIFSHIRKRNSDVELHPQRIFRARVPIVQYVRKSGQESARFDLSLSLDGLKNSLLLRQYMAGDPRLRLGVLGAKQWGREQQILNARRGWISPYALSIMYIHYMKETGRTALSFDEEAVSQRVNAIVSTAAESEGDISHVDELASILPLQEADMLLVEKDVFDFFAFYGTPGGFDFDASVVDIRSRERFSSKDQWCQLLDQLDERERWNLLGHEVILLRDPFEPHSLGRSVDFFRGEEIRERFRSAAVRKEPLSLFAFL from the coding sequence ATGGATCTTAACATGCGTCTCTTGACACGCATTTTTACATATCGCCGTAATCACGCTGAGCAAGGCACTATCATGAGCAGTAAGATCGCGGAGCTGTCGGGCAGAATACTGTCGCAGCAGCAATACTCACAAATTTTAGAGCAGCGCAGGTGGCTGCAAGGGTTGCTCAAAGAGGTTTCTCTTGATATGGGtgcgaaggagaaggagaaaagCGCTTCTCCCGTTGTATTGCCATATGGCTCTATTGTGTCTGGCACCTCATTCAaagacggcgacgcggatTACATCGTTTCTTTCCCGATTGTCTCTGAAAGCACGCGACAAAGCGGCGCATGCGTCATTGACCGTGAACGCCAGGAAAAGTTCCTTTCCGACATATTCTCTCACATTCGCAAACGCAACAGCGACGTCGAGTTGCACCCGCAGCGAATTTTTCGTGCGAGAGTGCCAATAGTGCAGTACGTGCGTAAGAGTGGCCAGGAAAGCGCCAGATTCgatctttctctctcgttggACGGGCTGAAGAACTCCCTACTATTGAGGCAGTACATGGCAGGTGATCCTCGACTTCGGTTGGGAGTGTTGGGCGCCAAACAGTGGGGACGCGAGCAGCAAATACTGAACGCGCGGCGAGGCTGGATCTCACCGTACGCCCTGTCCATCATGTACATTCATTATATGAAGGAGACAGGCCGTACAGCTCTCTCTttcgacgaggaggccgtTAGTCAACGAGTGAATGCGATCGTATCCACTGCAGCGGAGTCCGAAGGCGATATCAGCCATGTTGATGAGTTGGCCTCCATCTTGCCTCTGCAGGAAGCCGATATGTTACTTGTGGAAAAGGATGTGTTTGATTTCTTCGCTTTTTACGGTACTCCTGGTGGATTTGACTTCGACGCTTCTGTAGTCGATATCCGCTCGCGAGAACGCTTCTCGAGCAAAGACCAATGGTGTCAGCTCCTAGATCAACTTGACGAGAGGGAGCGCTGGAACCTTCTGGGCCACGAAGTGATCCTTCTCCGAGATCCGTTTGAACCTCATAGCCTAGGCCGAAGCGTTGATTTCTTTCGAGGAGAAGAGATCAGAGAGAGGTtccgctccgctgctgtgAGGAAAGAGCCACTTTCGCTTTTCGCGTTTCTGTAA